From the genome of Pelosinus fermentans DSM 17108:
CAGATAAGAATTTAGTAATGGCAGACTTAATACCATCAGCAGTATAACTAATCCAAGCTAATCCTTTAGCACCATAAATTGAAACATACTCAATTAAACCATCAAGTTCGCGCCTTGGAGCATGGGCATATCCTTTAACATTTATTGCTTTTACTTGCCCCCCGTTTGCTAATACAGCTTCAAATACTTTAAAGTTTGATCCCTGAACAGCATTGGAAAGATCAATAAGCTCCATATCAAAACGCACATCAGGCTTGTCAGAACCAAAACGATTCATTGCATCATCATAACTCAAACGCAAGAATGGAGTTTGCAGTTCAGCACCAATCGCTTCTTTAAATAATTGAACTGTCATCTCTTCCATCATCGGCAAAAGATCTTCACGGTCAACAAAAGACATTTCAATATCAAGCTGTGTAAATTCAGGCTGCCGATCGGCTCGTAAATCTTCATCACGGAAACAGCGTGCAATCTGGAAATAACGCTCCATCCCCGCAACCATTAGCATTTGTTTAAAAATTTGAGGAGATTGAGGTAACGCATAAAATTTTCCGGAATTTACACGACTTGGCACTAAATAATCTCGAGCGCCTTCTGGAGAACTTTTCATAAGGACAGGTGTTTCAATTTCCATAAAACCATTATTATCAAAAAAGTCCCGCATACTTTTAGTTACACGATGCCGCAGCATTAAATTTCTTTGCATCTCTGGACGGCGTAAATCCAAATAACGATACTTTAAGCGTAAATTTTCATCTACATCAATATTATCCTGAATATAAAACGGTGGAGTTTTTGCAGCATTTAAAACTCTAAGTTCTGCAGCATAAACTTCAATCTCACCTGTTGCAATGTTGGCATTTATCGTAGATGCATCTCGCAATTTTACTGTACCACGAACCGCTAATACAAATTCAGAGCGAACTGACTCTGCTTTTTTAAAGGACTCAATATCTACTTCTTGGGAAAAAACAACTTGCACAAAACCAGAACGGTCTCGCAAATCAATAAAAATAAGTCCCCCATGGTCACGACGACGTGCCACCCATCCACATAATACAACTTCTTGTCCTACATTTTCTTTGTTTAGAAAATCACACGAATGTGTTCGTTTTAAACCTACCATTGTTTCCATATTAAGCCTCCAAATCTAATTCTATCTTTTGCTGTACTTCATCCATGCTCACTAATTCTTGCACACCAGTTAGCATATTTTTTAACATGACTTTGTTTTGCGCAGCTTCCTCGTCACCAATGATAGCGACAAATTTAGCGGAATACTTATTGGCCTGCTTCATCTGCCACTTAATACCCTTTTCCATAAAATCCATTTCTGCAGTTATACGCTTTTCACGCAACTTACAAAGCAACTTAAAAGCAATTCCTTGCATATCAATTCCCATTGGTGCAACAAACACATCAATGTTATTTGAAATAACGGGCAATAAATTCTGCTTTTCCAAAGCCAGCAAGATACGCTCTATACCAATTGCAAAGCCAATACCTGGAGTTGACTGTCCTCCACATTCAGCAACCAAACCATCATACCTGCCGCCACCGCATACAGCGCTTTGTGCTCCAAGAGGTGCATATTGAATCTCAAATGCAGTTTTCGTATAATAATCCAATCCACGAACCAAACGAGGATTTAGAATAAAATCAACTTCCGCTAGAGTTAATAATGATTTTAATTGGTTGAAATGTGTACTGCATTCATCACATAAACAATCAGCAATATGAGGAGCACCTTGGGTTTGTTCGGTACACTTCTCTTTTTTGCAATCAAGCACCCGCATCGGATTACGTTCAAACCTCGATTGACAATCCGAGCATAAATGTGAAGTTTTCTCCCGTAAAAAATCCTGTAATTTTTCACGATAAATGGGTCGGCATTGTGGACATCCTACGGAATTCAAATATAACGTTAAATCATCTAACCCCAATTTTCTGAGTAACTGTACTGCTAACATAATGATTTCAGCATCAATAGCTGGTCCTTTAGAACCCAATGCTTCCACACCAAATTGATGGAATTGACGATATCTTCCAGCTTGAGGGCGGTCATATCTAAACATCGGTCCTATATAAAAAAGCTTGTTTAATAACGTATCAGCATATAATTTATTTTCTAAGTAAGAACGTACTACTGCAGCTGTATTCTCAGGCCGCAAGGTAAGGCTACGCTCACCTCTGTCAGTAAAAGTATACATTTCTTTTTCTACAATATCAGTTGTTTCGCCAATACCACGCAAAAATAATTCTGTATGCTCAAAAACCGGAGTTCGGATTTCTTTATATAAATACAAACGACAAATATCCCGGACAACTTGTTCAATATATTGCCAATTGCCGCTAGCCTCAGGCAATATATCCTTCGTTCCGCGCGGACCTGTTACCAACATAGTTTTCCTCCTTATTATCACCTTTAATATCATTCTGAACAGGCAAAAACTGACGTTGCTTCATAGCAACATCAGTTACTAACATAGCCTATTACTGTCAATTACCTAGTGATCAATTATCTAAAAACACTAATAAATTATTCGCTAATCTCACGCTTTTTCTGACATTCCTCACAATACCCATAGAACTTCACTTGGTGATCAACAATCGTAAAATTACTTTTACGGGAAATCACAGTTTCAAGAGTCTCTAGTAGATCATCTTCAAATTCTTTTACCTTATTGCAGGCTAAGCAAATCAGATGATGATGATGATGTGGTGTAGTTTTCTCGTTAATTTCATAACGACTGCGTCCATCACCAAAATCCATCTTTTGCAGAACATCTAATTCGCTAAACAACTCTAAAGTACGATATACAGTAGCTAGTCCTATTTCAGATGAATGTTGACGAACAATGGTATGCACATCTTCTGCGCTTAAATGTTCATCTTGATGATCAACGAAAGCTTCTAGAATAATTCTACGCTGAGGTGTTAACTTATATTGTTTCTCTTGAAATTTTTGTCTAATATCCACCATGTCAATTGCCATTTTATCCACCTATCTTTCATTTGTTATCCATAACTGTTTAATTAATACCCTCAAGAGAGCCGCTACTGGAACAGCCAGCATCATTCCAATAATTCCCCATAACTGACTACCAATTAACAAACTAATAATAATCGCAACAGGATGCAAATCAATAGTATGCCCCATGATATTCGGAACAACAATCTGGTTCTCAAGGAATTGCACAAGAATATAAAAGATAATCACCTTAAATGCTAACGTTGGAGAAATCAAATATGCCAGCATAATGGCTGGAACAGAACCAATAATGGGTCCAATAATGGGAATGGATTCTGTACATGCTGCAAGAAGCCCGAGCACCAAAGGATAATCTACCCCTAACAGATACATACCACTAAATACAAAGATACCAATAATGATACTTATGATTACTTGTCCTCGAATATAAGCACTAATGACTAGAGACATTTCCTCGATAATTTTACGAACTTTGCCACGAGATTCCACTGTAAATAATGATACGATCTTATCTTTTAAAATGCTCCAGTCTTTTAAAAAATAATAAGCAAGGACAGGTACAACCACAAGTTCAACAATGCTTGAGGCAAAGCCAAATACAGCCTGCAATATACGTTTAGCTAAATCAGCAGAAAAGGAAGCAGCACTAGTAATAGCTTGCTCAATAAAAGTGTTAATATTTGCCGGAAGATCTAATAATTGGGCACGCTGCTGAATTTTGATGGCAATATTTTGTATTTTTGATATTAAATTTGGTAAATCAACAATAAATTTATCAAATTCATGTATAAAGGGCAATAATACAAAAGTCCCCACAAGCAAAAGAAATAAAATAAGTATTAAAAAGGCACATATTACTGAAATACCTCGACCAATATGTCTCTTTTTTACCCCAAATCCTATACTAGTGATATAGTTTACCAGTGGGTTCAAAATAAATGCCAATATCATAGCAAGAATGATAGGAAAATAAATAGGCATAACTTTTATTATGATGTAAAATCCTAATGCTAAAATGCTGATTTTAAACCAAGTATCATATGATTTAAATGACATAGAACTCCCCCATTCATATAAGGTTATTGAATAAATGGATTATTATAACGCTCATTTTCGATGGTTGTTCCTGCCCCATGTCCAGGCAATATCTGGGTAGCATCAGATAAAATCAATAATTTTTCTTTAATACTTTTTATTAATTGCTGATGTGACCCCCCAGGAAAATCAGATCTACCTACAGATTGTTCAAATAAGGTATCGCCGCTAAATACAACCTCATTGATTTTTATACATATTCCTCCAGGAGTATGACCAGGGGTATGTATTACTTGAAGTTTCATTCCCCCAACTGGAATGATTTCACCATCCGTTAATAAACGATCTGCTGCCTTACATATAAGATTATTACCAATATACATAGATAAATTACCTTGAGCACTGGTTAACATACTGGCATCATCTTTATGAATCAGTATCGGTGCACCAGTATACTCCTTGATTTTATCATTATCACCAATATGATCTGCATGTCCATGGGTATTAATGATGGCTGCTATTTTAATATTTTCTCGTTGTATGATATTGATAATATCCTGAGCGTTGCCACCAGGATCAATTACGACGCCCTCTAGAGTTTCTTTGCCGTAAACAATATAACAATTAGCCCCCAGATTCCCTACTTCTAATTTAATAATTTTCATTATGGTTCACCTCCTAAAAAATTCGTTTGCTATCAAGTAAAATAGTGACTGGTCCATGATTATCTAAAGTCACCGTCATTTCCGCTTGAAATTTTCCAGTAGCAACGACTATGCCGAACTGCTTACAACGATCAATAAAAGCTTCATATAGTTTTAGAGCTGATTTTGGAGGAGCTGCTTCATCAAAGCTTGGGCGTCGCCCTTTCCGACAATCGCCAAACAAGGTAAACTGTGAA
Proteins encoded in this window:
- a CDS encoding MBL fold metallo-hydrolase codes for the protein MKIIKLEVGNLGANCYIVYGKETLEGVVIDPGGNAQDIINIIQRENIKIAAIINTHGHADHIGDNDKIKEYTGAPILIHKDDASMLTSAQGNLSMYIGNNLICKAADRLLTDGEIIPVGGMKLQVIHTPGHTPGGICIKINEVVFSGDTLFEQSVGRSDFPGGSHQQLIKSIKEKLLILSDATQILPGHGAGTTIENERYNNPFIQ
- the aspS gene encoding aspartate--tRNA ligase, with the translated sequence METMVGLKRTHSCDFLNKENVGQEVVLCGWVARRRDHGGLIFIDLRDRSGFVQVVFSQEVDIESFKKAESVRSEFVLAVRGTVKLRDASTINANIATGEIEVYAAELRVLNAAKTPPFYIQDNIDVDENLRLKYRYLDLRRPEMQRNLMLRHRVTKSMRDFFDNNGFMEIETPVLMKSSPEGARDYLVPSRVNSGKFYALPQSPQIFKQMLMVAGMERYFQIARCFRDEDLRADRQPEFTQLDIEMSFVDREDLLPMMEEMTVQLFKEAIGAELQTPFLRLSYDDAMNRFGSDKPDVRFDMELIDLSNAVQGSNFKVFEAVLANGGQVKAINVKGYAHAPRRELDGLIEYVSIYGAKGLAWISYTADGIKSAITKFLSDDIMGAITKAAEIETGDLLLIVADKPSVVANALGQLRLEMARRLNLIDEDKLSFLWVVDFPMFEYDEEENRWVAMHHPFTSPREEDIQYLESDPGRIKAKAYDMVLNGTEIGGGSMRIYNRELQERVFTAIGLSQEEAVAKFGYMLEAFEFGTPPHGGIAFGLDRLIMLMAKRSSIRDVIAFPKNQSATDVMTQAPSEVDAKQLRELSIKTTVSSKVKV
- the hisS gene encoding histidine--tRNA ligase, whose protein sequence is MLVTGPRGTKDILPEASGNWQYIEQVVRDICRLYLYKEIRTPVFEHTELFLRGIGETTDIVEKEMYTFTDRGERSLTLRPENTAAVVRSYLENKLYADTLLNKLFYIGPMFRYDRPQAGRYRQFHQFGVEALGSKGPAIDAEIIMLAVQLLRKLGLDDLTLYLNSVGCPQCRPIYREKLQDFLREKTSHLCSDCQSRFERNPMRVLDCKKEKCTEQTQGAPHIADCLCDECSTHFNQLKSLLTLAEVDFILNPRLVRGLDYYTKTAFEIQYAPLGAQSAVCGGGRYDGLVAECGGQSTPGIGFAIGIERILLALEKQNLLPVISNNIDVFVAPMGIDMQGIAFKLLCKLREKRITAEMDFMEKGIKWQMKQANKYSAKFVAIIGDEEAAQNKVMLKNMLTGVQELVSMDEVQQKIELDLEA
- a CDS encoding Fur family transcriptional regulator; its protein translation is MAIDMVDIRQKFQEKQYKLTPQRRIILEAFVDHQDEHLSAEDVHTIVRQHSSEIGLATVYRTLELFSELDVLQKMDFGDGRSRYEINEKTTPHHHHHLICLACNKVKEFEDDLLETLETVISRKSNFTIVDHQVKFYGYCEECQKKREISE
- a CDS encoding AI-2E family transporter, which produces MSFKSYDTWFKISILALGFYIIIKVMPIYFPIILAMILAFILNPLVNYITSIGFGVKKRHIGRGISVICAFLILILFLLLVGTFVLLPFIHEFDKFIVDLPNLISKIQNIAIKIQQRAQLLDLPANINTFIEQAITSAASFSADLAKRILQAVFGFASSIVELVVVPVLAYYFLKDWSILKDKIVSLFTVESRGKVRKIIEEMSLVISAYIRGQVIISIIIGIFVFSGMYLLGVDYPLVLGLLAACTESIPIIGPIIGSVPAIMLAYLISPTLAFKVIIFYILVQFLENQIVVPNIMGHTIDLHPVAIIISLLIGSQLWGIIGMMLAVPVAALLRVLIKQLWITNER